In the genome of Paenibacillus sp. FSL R5-0766, one region contains:
- a CDS encoding ABC transporter permease, with protein MSFPQFAFNNIRRNGRAYIVFFLSSVFMVMIFFAYAVFIYHPYVTELPMGDTTATGMQIASIIVYVFAFFFVMYSISAFLKSRNKEFGILTILGAEPRQIRRLVILENMLIGCLSIIAGIGGGMLLSKLFLMLTTRFIGMDDLPFYFPVKAILITIGAFLLLFFCISLFTLVFIGNKQTLELLTGTNKPKKEPKASWFFSLLGFALLTVGFVVLRSGLNGGTILIAAVTGIAGTYFFYSQLSVLIIRLLKRNRKTVWHGTRLLWISEMSYKMKDNARMLFMVTVVIAIASMSAVVILSLDQENREQFTNNDFAIQYNVFRPTEQLDMSAIDSKLEAAGLDYQQMYLEYFWSDADQSAVSVMPLSHYNRFNTILGKKTFQLDSDSALFVDSRNEKDQAQIDRNRFRNYAEGDTLTLNLEEGSLQTRVTATDVEPRFATLIYSTGVVVLSDEKFEDVTQQIKRNRLSGKVLYQIPAWGHAVPDRHSSEAMVSDQLLSSADTIRSDNASSDENYSGFLTTRYGDFERYRQGTALFTFLGIFIGLIFSISSASFLYFRLHTDLEADGRMVHSLSKMGLSFQEMKRSSTVQIAILFFLPIGVAIIETLVVVKPFLTEFGITNYTMPVLTVFGAFVLAQTFYFIIIRSRYITSLRKMMV; from the coding sequence ATGAGCTTTCCTCAATTCGCGTTTAACAATATTCGCCGGAATGGGCGAGCGTATATTGTTTTTTTTCTAAGTAGTGTATTTATGGTCATGATCTTCTTCGCTTATGCGGTGTTCATTTATCATCCGTATGTGACAGAGTTGCCGATGGGTGACACAACCGCTACGGGAATGCAGATCGCTTCGATTATCGTATATGTGTTTGCATTTTTCTTTGTTATGTATTCCATCAGTGCTTTTCTCAAATCACGGAATAAAGAGTTTGGCATTCTGACCATACTTGGTGCCGAGCCCAGGCAGATTCGGAGATTGGTCATTCTGGAGAATATGTTGATCGGATGCCTGTCCATTATTGCCGGGATCGGCGGAGGTATGTTGTTGTCCAAGCTGTTCCTGATGTTAACCACTCGTTTTATCGGGATGGATGATCTGCCTTTTTATTTTCCCGTGAAAGCGATTCTGATTACGATTGGGGCCTTTCTGTTATTATTTTTCTGCATTTCACTCTTCACACTGGTTTTTATCGGAAACAAACAGACGTTAGAACTTTTGACGGGGACCAACAAACCTAAAAAAGAGCCGAAAGCTTCATGGTTCTTCTCACTTCTGGGTTTTGCATTACTTACAGTAGGTTTTGTGGTACTCCGCAGCGGGTTAAATGGCGGAACCATCCTGATTGCAGCTGTAACAGGGATAGCCGGGACGTATTTTTTCTATTCACAACTTTCCGTGCTCATCATCCGTTTATTGAAGCGTAATCGTAAAACCGTATGGCATGGTACACGTCTGTTATGGATCTCAGAGATGAGTTATAAAATGAAGGATAATGCCCGCATGCTCTTTATGGTGACCGTGGTGATTGCGATTGCTTCAATGAGTGCAGTTGTAATTTTGTCACTGGATCAGGAGAACCGGGAGCAGTTTACAAACAACGATTTTGCAATTCAATACAACGTATTCAGACCAACAGAGCAATTGGATATGAGTGCTATTGATTCGAAACTTGAAGCCGCAGGCTTGGATTATCAGCAAATGTATCTGGAGTACTTCTGGTCTGATGCGGATCAGAGTGCTGTCTCGGTCATGCCGCTCAGTCATTACAACCGATTCAATACAATCCTAGGAAAAAAGACATTCCAATTGGATTCAGACTCAGCATTGTTCGTAGATTCACGTAATGAGAAGGATCAGGCTCAGATTGATCGAAACAGATTTCGCAATTATGCGGAAGGAGACACTTTGACTCTGAATCTAGAGGAAGGTTCATTGCAAACAAGAGTTACAGCTACGGATGTAGAGCCAAGGTTCGCAACTCTGATCTATTCTACAGGTGTAGTCGTTCTATCGGATGAGAAGTTTGAAGATGTCACACAACAGATCAAAAGAAACAGGTTATCTGGCAAAGTTCTGTATCAGATTCCGGCATGGGGTCATGCTGTACCTGACCGTCACTCCTCGGAAGCCATGGTTAGCGATCAGCTACTGTCGTCGGCAGATACCATTCGAAGCGATAATGCTTCTTCGGATGAGAATTACTCCGGATTTCTGACCACTCGATATGGAGATTTTGAGAGATACAGACAGGGTACAGCACTCTTTACCTTTCTGGGCATATTTATCGGATTAATCTTCTCCATCTCTTCCGCAAGCTTTCTGTATTTCAGACTGCATACCGATCTTGAAGCGGATGGAAGGATGGTGCATTCTCTTTCGAAAATGGGTCTCAGTTTCCAGGAAATGAAACGATCATCCACCGTTCAGATTGCTATTCTGTTCTTTTTACCGATCGGGGTAGCTATCATTGAAACTCTGGTCGTGGTTAAGCCATTTCTTACTGAATTCGGGATTACCAATTATACGATGCCGGTGTTGACTGTATTTGGTGCCTTTGTACTTGCACAGACGTTTTATTTCATCATTATACGTTCGAGATATATCACTTCTCTGCGCAAAATGATGGTGTAA
- a CDS encoding ABC transporter ATP-binding protein, translated as MEMLQVSGLNKVYQGKVQTQALSDIHLTIKQGEFVGIMGPSGSGKTTLLNMVSTIDEPSSGKVLINGMNPFDMKKKELAMFRRRELGFVFQDFNLLDTLTVAENIVLPLTLDKVKLKEMESRLHRITAKLGIDHILDKRAYEISGGQRQRTAIARSMINMPSIVLADEPTGALDSTSSQAVMESLEQINQQEKTTIMLVTHDPLAASYCNRIVFIKDGKLAAEVHRGDNRQTFFQRIIDTLSFWGGNSHELSSIRV; from the coding sequence ATGGAAATGTTACAGGTATCGGGACTGAACAAAGTATATCAGGGCAAAGTGCAGACTCAGGCCCTTAGTGATATTCATCTGACAATCAAGCAAGGTGAGTTTGTGGGTATTATGGGCCCGTCGGGTAGTGGCAAAACCACATTGTTAAACATGGTCTCCACCATTGATGAACCCAGCTCAGGCAAGGTGCTGATTAATGGCATGAACCCCTTTGATATGAAAAAGAAAGAACTTGCCATGTTCCGACGTCGGGAACTCGGATTTGTCTTTCAGGATTTCAATCTGTTGGACACGCTGACTGTTGCAGAGAATATTGTACTTCCATTGACACTGGACAAGGTCAAACTAAAGGAGATGGAGAGCAGACTACATCGCATTACAGCCAAGCTCGGGATTGATCACATTCTGGATAAACGAGCCTACGAAATTTCGGGTGGACAGCGACAGCGGACAGCCATAGCGAGATCCATGATTAATATGCCTTCGATTGTTTTGGCGGATGAACCCACCGGTGCCCTGGATTCTACGTCATCCCAAGCGGTCATGGAGTCGCTTGAACAGATTAACCAGCAGGAGAAAACGACCATTATGCTGGTTACGCATGATCCCCTTGCTGCAAGTTATTGCAACCGAATTGTGTTCATCAAGGACGGAAAACTGGCAGCCGAGGTACACCGCGGAGATAATCGACAGACGTTTTTCCAGCGGATCATTGATACTTTATCCTTCTGGGGAGGGAATTCACATGAGCTTTCCTCAATTCGCGTTTAA
- a CDS encoding sensor histidine kinase yields MRLFLKDHLMLVGFYVLQMLLVPCVYWLSGEGRPMKIVLYGMLISTVVLLVYLVIRYLQLRAYYRLLQQPRKLVNEPFQTLGNSIVAEAIQELLHELERNRQNEMGQLRTSKEQQVVFMNRWVHQMKTPLSIIQLTLEDVDDETAGSIQDELDKLRKGLEMVLHSSRLEQFEGDFRVELLSLQEVLRSSIAENRRLFIRRGITPDIRMEDDLQIYSDSKWLRFMFTQILTNAVNYSDSKSGKKVIITGYKQEERTILDIQDEGIGISSEDIHRVFNPYFTGERGRQYHESTGMGLYLVREISNRLDNRVELFSEPNEGTLVRFSWIHSKYPK; encoded by the coding sequence ATGAGACTTTTCCTGAAAGACCACCTGATGTTAGTCGGATTTTATGTGTTACAGATGCTGCTGGTCCCGTGTGTCTACTGGCTCTCTGGGGAGGGCCGCCCGATGAAGATTGTCCTCTATGGCATGCTGATCAGTACTGTTGTGCTGTTGGTCTATCTGGTCATACGTTACCTCCAGCTGCGAGCGTATTATCGTCTACTTCAACAACCACGTAAACTGGTAAACGAGCCTTTCCAAACGCTTGGAAATTCGATCGTGGCGGAAGCCATCCAGGAATTGTTACATGAACTGGAGCGTAATCGGCAGAACGAGATGGGTCAGTTACGTACTAGCAAGGAACAGCAGGTGGTATTCATGAATCGCTGGGTTCATCAGATGAAGACCCCGTTGTCCATTATCCAACTGACCTTGGAAGATGTGGACGATGAGACGGCTGGCAGTATTCAGGATGAGCTGGATAAGCTGCGCAAAGGACTTGAAATGGTCTTGCATTCATCAAGGCTTGAACAGTTTGAAGGGGATTTTCGTGTGGAGCTGTTGTCTTTGCAAGAAGTGCTTCGGAGTAGCATTGCAGAGAACCGACGTTTGTTTATTCGCAGAGGCATTACGCCGGATATTCGTATGGAGGACGACCTTCAGATATATAGTGACTCCAAGTGGCTGCGGTTCATGTTCACCCAGATTCTGACCAATGCCGTGAACTATTCCGATAGCAAATCAGGCAAAAAAGTGATCATTACAGGCTATAAGCAGGAAGAACGTACAATCCTGGACATTCAGGATGAGGGAATTGGCATCTCGTCCGAAGATATTCATCGCGTGTTCAATCCCTATTTTACAGGCGAACGGGGCAGGCAATACCACGAATCAACGGGAATGGGATTATATCTGGTCCGTGAGATCAGTAACCGCCTGGATAACCGTGTCGAGTTGTTTTCCGAGCCGAATGAGGGAACGTTGGTTAGATTCAGCTGGATTCATTCGAAATATCCGAAGTGA
- a CDS encoding response regulator transcription factor yields MQSILLVEDDAKLAGLLAAYLTRNGFQVQVIDDFRHVLDEFVEMNPDLVLMDVNLPQYDGYYWCRQIRTHSICPILFISARDSGMDQIMALEHGADDYITKPFQYEVVLAKVRSQLRRAYGSYAAVQQEVTVKNGPMILYPERFVLEYEERSTELTQKEAILVEALMAKAGRVVSREKLLEQMWEDQHFIDDNTLNVYITRVRRKLKELGAEEILETVRGAGYRVLELDSSSQGKGK; encoded by the coding sequence ATGCAGTCGATATTGTTGGTTGAAGATGATGCCAAGTTAGCTGGATTGCTGGCGGCTTATCTGACCCGAAATGGATTCCAGGTACAGGTCATAGATGATTTTCGTCATGTACTGGATGAATTTGTGGAAATGAATCCGGACCTTGTGCTGATGGATGTGAATTTGCCTCAATATGATGGATACTACTGGTGCAGGCAGATACGCACACATTCCATATGTCCCATTTTATTCATATCGGCTCGTGATAGCGGTATGGATCAGATTATGGCGTTGGAACATGGAGCGGATGATTATATTACAAAACCTTTTCAATATGAAGTCGTTCTTGCCAAAGTACGAAGTCAGCTGCGTCGAGCCTATGGTTCTTACGCTGCTGTTCAGCAGGAAGTAACAGTGAAGAATGGTCCCATGATCCTCTATCCTGAGCGATTTGTACTGGAGTATGAGGAACGTTCAACAGAACTGACACAGAAGGAAGCGATACTGGTGGAAGCACTGATGGCAAAGGCAGGTCGAGTTGTCAGCCGGGAAAAATTGCTGGAACAGATGTGGGAAGATCAGCATTTTATCGATGATAATACGTTGAATGTCTATATTACACGTGTTCGCCGGAAGTTGAAGGAACTGGGTGCAGAAGAGATTTTGGAGACGGTTCGCGGAGCGGGTTATCGAGTGTTGGAACTGGATTCATCCTCACAGGGGAAAGGAAAATGA
- a CDS encoding sugar kinase — translation MSEHKLILVKRRTRLEELVVRYNTVQQAQFYIERLGADFSDYMEEDRRYRLSVQQAQQQLGQLGRVQTIDREHVPNFIFGDQDIVVVVGQDGLVANTLKYVTEQPLIGVNPDPMRWDGVLLPFTVEDLSFIVPDVIRKQRTLKEVTLAKVELNDGQYLYGVNDLFIGRKTHVSARYEVRLGTSTEQQSSSGIIVSTGMGSTGWFKSVLAGATGIVGSAAWQNLNSEAEVAAASASIHGSRQDLNHFNWDAPYLYFSVREPFPSRTTAANLVFGQIHSKQPLHIVSQMPEDGVIFSDGVEQDFLEFNSGVEAIIGLAEKRGRLVV, via the coding sequence ATGAGTGAACACAAGCTGATTCTGGTGAAACGCCGGACCCGACTGGAAGAGCTGGTGGTTCGATATAACACGGTGCAGCAAGCTCAGTTCTATATTGAACGTCTGGGCGCAGACTTCAGTGATTATATGGAGGAAGACCGTCGTTATCGGCTATCTGTGCAGCAGGCACAGCAGCAACTGGGTCAATTGGGACGGGTTCAGACGATTGATCGAGAACATGTGCCCAATTTTATCTTTGGAGATCAGGATATCGTGGTCGTGGTTGGACAGGATGGGCTTGTAGCCAACACCCTCAAATACGTAACCGAGCAGCCGCTCATCGGTGTGAACCCGGACCCGATGCGGTGGGATGGCGTGTTATTACCTTTTACCGTGGAGGATCTGAGCTTCATTGTTCCTGATGTCATTCGAAAGCAACGAACATTAAAAGAAGTCACTCTCGCCAAAGTGGAACTCAATGATGGACAGTATCTATATGGTGTCAATGATCTGTTCATTGGTCGGAAGACACATGTATCGGCGCGTTATGAAGTGCGTTTGGGTACATCGACAGAACAACAATCCTCCAGTGGCATCATTGTATCCACAGGCATGGGATCGACAGGCTGGTTTAAAAGTGTGCTGGCGGGAGCCACGGGCATTGTTGGATCGGCGGCATGGCAGAACCTGAATTCCGAAGCGGAGGTCGCTGCAGCATCGGCATCCATTCATGGAAGCAGGCAAGATCTGAATCATTTTAACTGGGATGCGCCTTATTTATATTTTTCAGTACGTGAACCGTTCCCGAGCCGGACGACTGCGGCCAATCTGGTGTTTGGACAGATTCATTCGAAGCAACCATTGCACATTGTATCCCAGATGCCGGAGGACGGTGTTATTTTCAGCGATGGGGTCGAGCAGGATTTTCTTGAGTTTAATTCAGGAGTGGAAGCCATCATTGGGTTGGCAGAGAAGAGGGGACGTCTCGTGGTCTGA
- a CDS encoding SPFH domain-containing protein: protein MFGFRFVKFQPSEYVMKVKNGEIQRQGVGLSFYYYEPTTSVVVLPVSSVDVPFMFEEITADYQTVTVQGQLSYRIVDYLKITQSLNYTYNLRKNRYISDDPGKLDQRVITTAKVLTKKHLEQMPLKEAIQSSERLASSMKREVVQSEELEKLGVELMSLSILAILPNKETMRALEAQAREDILRQADEALYVRRNASIEQERRVKENELNTEIAVETKKQQIRETQLQAERSVKQKQNEMEQEQLQFNTAMEERKQQLIELTIANHNAEADAKAYEIAAVMNSLQNVQPNVLQAMANMGMNSDKLIALAFQELAENAGKIGQLNISPDLLQGLMSPAQGRDHGGRAR from the coding sequence ATGTTTGGATTCCGATTTGTGAAATTTCAACCCAGTGAGTATGTCATGAAAGTGAAAAATGGTGAAATACAGCGTCAAGGTGTGGGATTGTCCTTCTATTATTATGAGCCGACCACATCGGTAGTGGTTCTACCCGTATCCTCGGTGGATGTACCGTTCATGTTCGAAGAGATTACGGCGGATTATCAGACGGTTACTGTGCAAGGGCAGCTAAGTTATCGCATTGTGGATTATCTGAAAATAACCCAAAGCCTGAATTACACGTACAATTTGCGCAAGAATCGGTATATCTCCGACGACCCCGGCAAGCTGGATCAACGGGTGATCACCACAGCCAAAGTACTGACCAAGAAACATCTGGAGCAAATGCCGCTGAAGGAGGCCATTCAATCCAGTGAACGGCTGGCGAGCAGCATGAAACGCGAGGTTGTGCAAAGTGAAGAGTTGGAGAAACTGGGCGTTGAGCTGATGAGTCTATCGATACTTGCCATTCTGCCTAATAAAGAGACGATGCGTGCATTGGAAGCACAAGCGCGGGAAGATATTTTGCGTCAGGCAGACGAAGCACTCTATGTGCGTCGCAATGCATCCATTGAACAGGAACGTCGAGTGAAAGAGAACGAACTGAACACCGAAATTGCCGTAGAGACAAAGAAACAGCAGATTCGTGAGACCCAATTACAGGCAGAACGCTCGGTGAAACAGAAACAAAATGAGATGGAGCAGGAGCAGCTTCAGTTCAATACAGCGATGGAGGAACGCAAGCAGCAACTGATTGAGTTAACCATTGCCAATCACAATGCCGAGGCAGATGCAAAAGCCTATGAGATTGCTGCCGTGATGAATTCATTGCAAAATGTACAGCCAAATGTACTGCAAGCAATGGCGAATATGGGCATGAATTCTGATAAGCTGATCGCACTTGCATTCCAGGAACTGGCTGAAAATGCGGGCAAGATTGGGCAACTTAATATCTCGCCAGATCTGTTGCAGGGATTGATGTCTCCTGCGCAGGGCAGAGATCACGGAGGTCGAGCGAGATGA
- a CDS encoding glycosyl hydrolase 53 family protein: MNKRYISGCLVLLMLFCDLGLMVRPAAAEDAKVNVALNKAVTVSEQDLLYEGQKEKAVDGDVNTHWSASSPSSESNPHWLTIDLGAPYELSGAELTWKDKDQVVKYLIEVSDDGNNWSTVLDQTTNEIKQTVASEVFLTSTPVQYVKVTIPYYAGATWWPGISELKVWGEEEEIDPANITGYNAVQVNTVAGVAPVLPTKVTAKYLNDKSGSVPVEWDSIDPSEYANAGSFTVTGAVYGAPVQPEATVTVGGYRTDYVRGVDISTLTAIEANGGKYLDSNGTERDLLDILKDRGVNYVRLRLWNDPQKSGGYNDKKDVIELAARVKAKGMKVLLDFHYSDEWAHPGQQLRPKAWESYTFDQLKQAVYDYTYEVVSEMKAADAMPDMVQIGNEINSGVLNGFNSKVNPQENYELLQRGVDAVRALQEEDQHVQIMIHLAEGGKAQMFKDYFSELESRGLDYDIIGLSYYPFWHGTFSDVQKTMNEVSDKFEKDVIIAETSYPFSYKNGDAHGNIIGSDEALHVGGATFPATVQGQYDAIAGIMDMIADVPENRGAGFFYWEPAWIAADVGWIDSEGDAWENHAMFDYDEFPGNGGYSYEGRALPSLDVYKRGLENVPADRQHLAAAITRAKGLVAPDFEETSWNSLAPAIKAAEDVYNQAYTSTGVTQSDTNSATAVLEQVMLQMNVIPAKRDALQSKLTDAQTYQESDWSALTWDIFAKALANADKVMKDPRATQTEVNAAEKRLRDAISGLSDVDKTKLALLIGETQQQNESSYTHRSWQTLMDALENAITVRDNQNAVQADVNQAYEALQQANQSLVHLEALTTDKAATASTSAGTGDNQPNSPEGAIDSNPNSSWGTDQSKGSWWQVDLGQVANLRKIEMSMWSGGIKYKIEVSNDNKNFVKVVDTSSDVVVSTAPRHVFSNNTEARYILVTITEGPEWVGFMDFEAYGTFPADKTALQATVDTAEKLKQTEYTTSSWNVFSKALSEAKAFILDVESSTQDVSNADRALQDAVSKLVRQDVTPGPGQPSQPSVPSQPSNPGTAPSTGNPAVTPPVEPGNPPVKGLITVKGTATGDDKYSIRPDASQLTQALQSVDAGNRTLELIADVPDTAKTVTFQLGASQLAAWIRSEEVKSLDVVVGQTTVRVPLRSLPLIIAETAGTFDIVVAKGSTDTLSTSQKAAIGNHAIVDVNLLMNNKPLQWTNRAVEVALSNVEQPKKNDVVMVVHSVSPSGEMKPVTYSKYDDKTKTMAFKPLESGSYVIAEVEVPLLDLQNHNWALQEVQNLYGKGIITGMSATRFAPQGELTRAQFLQMIIKGIGDTRKPDPSISIPTDVKDGQWYADSVRLGIEMNIIQGRADGSFGANERISREDMAVMLNRVLQVVQHDQDATNSLQGDMVFVDNAEIAGYAKEAVASMQQLGLLNGMPDGTFAPKETANRAQGAVAVARLMEQLY, encoded by the coding sequence GTGAACAAGAGGTACATAAGCGGGTGTCTGGTATTACTGATGCTATTCTGTGATCTGGGGTTGATGGTTCGTCCAGCGGCTGCAGAAGATGCAAAAGTGAACGTGGCACTTAACAAGGCGGTTACGGTAAGTGAGCAAGATCTATTGTATGAGGGACAAAAAGAAAAGGCGGTGGATGGTGATGTGAATACTCACTGGAGTGCGAGCTCACCTTCTTCTGAGAGCAATCCTCATTGGTTGACCATAGACCTAGGTGCGCCATATGAGCTTTCTGGAGCGGAGTTGACTTGGAAGGACAAAGACCAAGTTGTAAAATATTTGATTGAAGTATCTGATGATGGTAACAACTGGTCAACTGTTTTGGACCAAACGACTAATGAAATAAAACAGACTGTCGCCAGTGAAGTATTCCTGACCAGTACACCTGTCCAGTATGTGAAGGTCACGATTCCGTACTATGCGGGAGCAACTTGGTGGCCCGGGATATCCGAGCTTAAAGTCTGGGGAGAAGAGGAAGAAATTGATCCAGCAAATATTACCGGATACAATGCTGTTCAGGTCAATACAGTAGCTGGGGTTGCACCTGTTCTGCCTACAAAAGTGACAGCGAAGTATCTGAACGACAAATCTGGTTCGGTTCCAGTAGAATGGGACAGTATCGACCCTTCAGAGTACGCAAATGCGGGCAGCTTTACCGTGACGGGTGCAGTATATGGAGCCCCTGTTCAACCGGAGGCCACTGTAACAGTTGGAGGATATCGGACGGATTACGTAAGAGGAGTGGATATTTCCACGTTAACCGCCATTGAGGCTAATGGAGGGAAGTATCTGGATAGTAATGGCACTGAAAGGGACTTGCTTGATATCCTGAAGGATCGTGGTGTCAATTACGTGCGCCTTCGTCTATGGAATGACCCGCAGAAATCCGGCGGCTATAACGATAAGAAAGATGTAATTGAGCTAGCCGCACGGGTGAAAGCAAAAGGTATGAAAGTACTGCTTGATTTCCATTATTCTGACGAGTGGGCTCATCCGGGACAGCAACTTCGTCCTAAAGCTTGGGAAAGTTATACTTTCGATCAATTGAAACAAGCCGTATATGATTATACGTATGAAGTTGTAAGTGAGATGAAAGCCGCAGACGCTATGCCTGATATGGTACAGATTGGTAACGAGATTAACAGTGGTGTGTTGAATGGATTCAACAGTAAGGTAAACCCTCAGGAAAATTATGAATTGTTACAACGAGGCGTTGATGCCGTGCGCGCCCTTCAAGAAGAGGACCAGCATGTTCAGATTATGATCCATCTGGCTGAGGGTGGTAAAGCACAAATGTTTAAGGATTACTTTAGTGAACTAGAGAGTCGTGGCCTTGATTACGATATCATCGGGTTATCCTATTATCCGTTCTGGCATGGGACATTTTCCGATGTGCAGAAGACGATGAATGAAGTATCTGACAAGTTCGAAAAAGACGTGATTATTGCCGAGACATCGTATCCATTTTCATATAAAAACGGGGATGCACACGGTAATATCATTGGATCGGATGAAGCGCTTCATGTTGGGGGAGCAACATTCCCTGCAACGGTACAGGGGCAATATGATGCTATTGCTGGCATTATGGATATGATTGCTGACGTACCTGAGAATCGCGGAGCCGGTTTCTTCTATTGGGAGCCTGCATGGATTGCAGCGGATGTAGGCTGGATTGATTCCGAGGGAGATGCATGGGAAAATCATGCCATGTTCGACTATGATGAATTTCCGGGGAATGGTGGATACTCCTACGAAGGACGTGCCTTGCCATCACTGGATGTTTACAAGCGGGGGCTAGAAAATGTACCTGCGGATCGTCAGCATTTAGCGGCTGCAATTACACGTGCCAAAGGTTTGGTAGCTCCGGATTTTGAAGAAACGAGCTGGAACTCACTTGCTCCTGCGATTAAGGCAGCAGAGGATGTGTACAACCAAGCGTATACATCAACTGGAGTGACGCAATCGGACACCAATTCTGCAACAGCTGTGCTCGAACAAGTTATGTTGCAAATGAACGTGATCCCTGCAAAGAGGGATGCTCTCCAATCTAAGCTGACTGATGCTCAGACATATCAGGAGTCGGATTGGTCAGCTTTAACTTGGGATATTTTTGCCAAGGCTCTTGCTAATGCAGATAAGGTTATGAAAGATCCTAGAGCAACCCAGACTGAAGTGAATGCTGCAGAGAAACGGTTGCGGGATGCGATAAGCGGATTATCCGATGTAGATAAAACAAAATTGGCTCTGCTTATCGGTGAGACGCAACAGCAAAACGAATCTTCGTATACTCATCGTAGCTGGCAAACATTAATGGATGCATTAGAGAATGCAATCACAGTGAGAGATAATCAAAATGCAGTGCAAGCTGACGTGAATCAAGCGTACGAAGCACTGCAACAAGCGAATCAAAGTCTCGTTCACTTGGAAGCATTAACTACAGATAAGGCAGCGACGGCTTCAACAAGTGCAGGTACGGGGGACAATCAACCCAACTCCCCAGAAGGTGCAATTGACAGCAATCCCAATAGTTCATGGGGAACAGACCAGAGTAAGGGTAGCTGGTGGCAAGTGGATTTAGGGCAAGTTGCTAATCTTCGCAAGATCGAAATGTCGATGTGGAGTGGCGGAATCAAATATAAGATCGAAGTGTCTAATGATAACAAAAATTTTGTGAAAGTAGTTGATACCTCGAGCGACGTTGTCGTTTCAACAGCGCCAAGACACGTGTTCTCGAATAATACAGAAGCGCGTTATATTCTTGTAACGATTACAGAAGGTCCAGAATGGGTAGGGTTTATGGATTTTGAAGCATACGGTACGTTCCCGGCAGACAAAACTGCACTACAAGCTACTGTAGATACCGCTGAGAAATTAAAACAAACCGAATACACGACATCAAGCTGGAATGTATTCAGTAAGGCACTTTCTGAAGCGAAGGCATTCATTCTGGATGTTGAATCTTCAACGCAAGATGTGAGCAATGCGGATCGTGCGTTACAAGATGCTGTGAGTAAGCTTGTACGTCAAGATGTAACACCTGGCCCTGGCCAGCCATCACAACCAAGTGTACCATCACAACCTTCCAACCCGGGAACAGCTCCTTCAACGGGGAATCCGGCTGTAACACCACCGGTTGAACCTGGTAATCCGCCAGTTAAGGGTCTAATAACGGTAAAAGGAACAGCAACCGGGGATGACAAGTATTCGATTCGTCCAGATGCATCTCAATTAACTCAGGCACTGCAATCCGTGGATGCAGGAAATCGTACGTTGGAACTGATTGCAGATGTGCCTGACACAGCCAAGACAGTCACATTCCAATTGGGTGCAAGTCAACTTGCGGCATGGATTCGTTCCGAGGAAGTAAAATCTCTGGATGTAGTCGTAGGACAGACTACCGTTCGTGTTCCTCTAAGATCACTCCCGCTAATCATTGCGGAGACTGCGGGAACGTTCGACATCGTAGTTGCAAAAGGATCGACAGATACACTGTCCACATCTCAAAAAGCAGCGATAGGTAATCATGCAATTGTTGATGTGAATTTGTTAATGAACAATAAGCCATTGCAATGGACAAACAGAGCGGTTGAAGTTGCTCTATCCAATGTGGAGCAACCTAAAAAGAATGATGTAGTTATGGTTGTGCATTCAGTATCTCCAAGCGGAGAAATGAAGCCCGTTACGTACTCCAAGTACGATGACAAGACAAAAACGATGGCGTTCAAACCGCTGGAATCCGGCAGTTATGTCATTGCAGAAGTTGAAGTGCCATTACTTGATCTGCAAAATCACAATTGGGCCCTCCAAGAAGTGCAGAACCTATACGGTAAGGGAATTATTACGGGGATGAGTGCAACTCGTTTTGCCCCACAAGGTGAACTGACCAGAGCACAATTTTTGCAAATGATTATTAAAGGTATTGGTGATACACGTAAGCCGGATCCATCTATTTCGATCCCAACAGATGTGAAGGATGGGCAGTGGTATGCCGATTCAGTACGACTTGGAATTGAAATGAACATTATTCAAGGCCGAGCAGATGGAAGCTTTGGAGCCAATGAACGTATTTCACGAGAAGATATGGCCGTTATGTTAAATCGAGTGCTGCAGGTTGTGCAACATGATCAGGATGCGACCAATTCTCTACAAGGAGATATGGTGTTTGTAGACAATGCTGAGATCGCCGGATATGCAAAAGAAGCTGTAGCCTCGATGCAACAACTTGGACTGTTAAACGGCATGCCTGATGGTACGTTTGCTCCGAAAGAAACAGCAAACCGTGCACAAGGGGCTGTTGCAGTCGCCAGACTGATGGAACAACTGTATTAG